The Fulvivirga ligni genome window below encodes:
- the hflX gene encoding GTPase HflX — translation MDKCVLVTVADKGADDNVINEHLDELAFLASTAHIETEKIFIQKLEKPDIRSFVGKGKLEEIKQYMISRDIEIIIFDDDLSPSQLRNLERELKCKIYDRSLLILDIFLERAQTAQAKTQVELARYQYLMPRLTRMWTHLERQRGGTGTRGGAGEKEIETDRRNIRNQITVLQKKLEKIEKQNAVQRKSRTGIVRMALVGYTNVGKSTLMTMLSKSDVKAEDKLFATVDSTVRKVVFENIPFLLSDTVGFIRKLPHHLIESFKSTLAEVKEADVLIHVVDISHPAYEDHIRVVKETLKELDAVDKPTIYVFNKIDLLEEEEMEDLQDRRIANIETDDKRVFVSAASKINIDELRQAILEAAKIRHYQIYPNSLSDVTW, via the coding sequence ATGGATAAATGTGTATTAGTAACGGTAGCTGATAAAGGCGCTGACGATAATGTTATTAATGAGCATCTGGACGAGCTGGCATTTCTAGCATCTACTGCTCATATAGAAACCGAAAAGATTTTTATTCAGAAACTTGAAAAGCCTGATATAAGAAGTTTTGTAGGTAAAGGTAAGCTCGAAGAGATTAAGCAGTATATGATTAGCCGAGATATAGAAATTATCATTTTTGATGATGACTTATCTCCAAGTCAACTTCGAAATCTTGAGCGTGAACTGAAGTGTAAAATATACGATAGAAGTTTACTTATCTTGGATATCTTTCTTGAGCGTGCCCAAACTGCCCAAGCCAAAACTCAGGTGGAGCTAGCCAGATACCAGTATCTTATGCCAAGGCTTACAAGAATGTGGACTCACTTGGAGAGACAAAGAGGTGGGACAGGAACTCGTGGTGGAGCAGGAGAGAAGGAAATTGAGACTGATAGAAGAAATATTCGAAACCAGATCACTGTTTTACAGAAAAAGCTGGAGAAGATAGAGAAGCAAAATGCAGTACAACGTAAATCTAGAACTGGCATAGTGAGAATGGCACTGGTTGGATATACTAACGTAGGTAAGTCTACGCTGATGACCATGCTGTCTAAAAGTGACGTTAAAGCAGAGGATAAGCTTTTTGCTACGGTTGATTCTACGGTGAGGAAGGTTGTTTTTGAGAATATTCCATTTCTGCTTTCAGATACGGTAGGATTTATTAGAAAGCTACCTCACCACTTAATAGAGTCTTTTAAATCTACGTTAGCGGAGGTGAAGGAAGCTGATGTGCTTATTCATGTTGTAGATATTTCGCATCCGGCCTATGAGGATCATATTAGGGTAGTAAAAGAAACACTTAAGGAATTAGATGCGGTGGATAAACCGACTATATACGTTTTTAATAAAATTGACCTTTTAGAAGAGGAGGAAATGGAAGACCTTCAAGATAGAAGAATAGCAAATATTGAAACGGATGATAAAAGGGTATTTGTTTCGGCGGCTAGTAAAATTAATATAGATGAATTAAGGCAAGCTATATTGGAGGCTGCAAAGATTAGACATTATCAGATATACCCTAACTCACTGAGTGATGTAACCTGGTAA
- a CDS encoding helix-turn-helix domain-containing protein: MITTGNKIAFFRKKKGLTQHDLRNEVYKRIGKKFRQGTISSWENGKTAPDMDVLNVLASILEVNVDELYEKQNNSEASYVTSIKDILLYKKALNEIQSEFDSGSEPEAFMNLRELAEEILDNLNDVVNQHEKVITQLKAVREIMRL; this comes from the coding sequence TTGATAACAACAGGAAATAAAATAGCTTTTTTTCGCAAAAAGAAGGGATTAACCCAACATGACTTGCGTAATGAAGTGTATAAAAGGATAGGTAAGAAATTCAGACAAGGAACCATCTCTTCTTGGGAAAACGGGAAGACGGCTCCTGATATGGATGTACTTAACGTACTCGCCAGCATCTTAGAGGTAAACGTAGACGAATTATACGAAAAACAGAATAATTCTGAAGCGAGCTACGTCACCTCTATAAAAGACATCCTATTATATAAGAAAGCTCTCAACGAAATTCAAAGTGAATTTGACTCAGGTAGTGAACCTGAGGCATTCATGAATCTAAGAGAGCTTGCTGAGGAAATACTTGATAACTTAAACGATGTAGTTAACCAACATGAAAAAGTTATCACTCAATTAAAGGCTGTTAGAGAAATTATGAGACTTTAA